The Pocillopora verrucosa isolate sample1 chromosome 2, ASM3666991v2, whole genome shotgun sequence genome has a segment encoding these proteins:
- the LOC131795199 gene encoding transmembrane protein 65 isoform X1, with protein sequence MYRSRLRIVNIYCVLHCFKRQSSIVPRRCIYRGKGGGISVFTTPQSADVFVASLHEEERLLLREALRIHDQADEDTGKENSNPPSVKQLRLVAFHNAIPFIGFGFLDNAIMIIAGEYIDVTIGLTLGISTMAAAALGNIVSDVSGIGLAHYVEAATNRLGFESPNLSSKQTEMPRTRFVTNLGRALGIVVGCFVGMFPLLFYNSKEDHEEKSTHNEIKQ encoded by the exons ATGTATCGTAGTCGGCTTAGAATAGTGAATATTTATTGTGTTTTACATTGTTTTAAGCGGCAATCGTCGATTGTACCACGACGGTGTATATACAGGGGGAAAGGCGGTGGTATAAGCGTGTTTACGACACCTCAAAGCGCGGATGTTTTTGTGGCTAGTTTGCACGAGGAAGAACGCCTACTTCTTCGTGAAGCTCTAAGAATACATGATCAAGCTGATGAAGACACAG GAAAGGAAAACTCAAATCCTCCCTCAGTTAAACAATTAAGATTAG ttgcaTTTCATAATGCCATTCCATTTATTGGATTTGGGTTCTTGGATAATGCCATTATGATAATTGCT gGAGAATACATAGATGTAACAATTGGACTGACCCTAGGGATTTCAACAATGGCAG cTGCAGCCCTTGGTAATATTGTGTCTGATGTCTCTGGAATAGG TTTAGCTCACTATGTTGAGGCAGCAACAAACAGACTTGGCTTTGAGAGCCCTAACCTTagttcaaaacaaacagagatgCCAAGGACAAGATTTGTAACAAACTTG GGAAGAGCCTTGGGTATTGTTGTAGGATGTTTTGTAGGGATGTTTCCATTACTCTTTTACAACAGCAAAGAAGACCATGAAGAAAAGTCAACACACaatgaaattaaacaatga
- the LOC131795199 gene encoding transmembrane protein 65 isoform X2 — MYRSRLRIVNIYCVLHCFKRQSSIVPRRCIYRGKGGGISVFTTPQSADVFVASLHEEERLLLREALRIHDQADEDTVAFHNAIPFIGFGFLDNAIMIIAGEYIDVTIGLTLGISTMAAAALGNIVSDVSGIGLAHYVEAATNRLGFESPNLSSKQTEMPRTRFVTNLGRALGIVVGCFVGMFPLLFYNSKEDHEEKSTHNEIKQ, encoded by the exons ATGTATCGTAGTCGGCTTAGAATAGTGAATATTTATTGTGTTTTACATTGTTTTAAGCGGCAATCGTCGATTGTACCACGACGGTGTATATACAGGGGGAAAGGCGGTGGTATAAGCGTGTTTACGACACCTCAAAGCGCGGATGTTTTTGTGGCTAGTTTGCACGAGGAAGAACGCCTACTTCTTCGTGAAGCTCTAAGAATACATGATCAAGCTGATGAAGACACAG ttgcaTTTCATAATGCCATTCCATTTATTGGATTTGGGTTCTTGGATAATGCCATTATGATAATTGCT gGAGAATACATAGATGTAACAATTGGACTGACCCTAGGGATTTCAACAATGGCAG cTGCAGCCCTTGGTAATATTGTGTCTGATGTCTCTGGAATAGG TTTAGCTCACTATGTTGAGGCAGCAACAAACAGACTTGGCTTTGAGAGCCCTAACCTTagttcaaaacaaacagagatgCCAAGGACAAGATTTGTAACAAACTTG GGAAGAGCCTTGGGTATTGTTGTAGGATGTTTTGTAGGGATGTTTCCATTACTCTTTTACAACAGCAAAGAAGACCATGAAGAAAAGTCAACACACaatgaaattaaacaatga
- the LOC131795200 gene encoding uncharacterized protein, producing the protein MADCECQNDASEKESQIKEKKAKGPEKDLQAIFMKLRVDSGPKRLRRKTWLGVPGSLRSRNIDSIQNVRKILREPTFVYKNQQAFSNVYKKQRACGFRRRRRKASLSLREKRCQEDQRESHSDSELEYNKSLLAKSLWNASKEGKVVPKSFQTREMVAVDCSRQHRRFQGANVQRAAGVNFDDTTPEELAAYFDQLLYFPKPMSAMAEMMYT; encoded by the exons ATGGCGGACTGCGAATGTCAAAATGACGCTAGTGAAAAAGAATCACAGATTAAGGAAAAGAAGGCGAAGGGCCCAGAAAAAGATCTTCAAGCGATTTTCATGAAACTCAGAGTAGATAGTGGACC TAAAAGACTTCGTAGGAAGACCTGGCTTGGAGTTCCCGGTAGTTTGAGAAGCAGAAACATTGACAGCATACAGAATGTGAGAAAGATCCTCAGGGAACCAACATTTGTTTACAAGAATCAGCAAGCTTTCTCTAATGTTTACAAGAAACAACGAGcttgtggttttagacgaaGAAGGCGTAAAGCTAGCCTTAGCCTAAGGGAGAAAAGATGTCAAGAAGATCAAAGAGAATCACATAGTGACAGTGAACTTGAATATAACAAATCTCTTTTGGCAAAGAGTTTATGGAATGCAAGTAAGGAAGGAAAAGTTGTACCAAAGTCTTTTCAAACAAGGGAAATGGTTGCAGTTGACTGCAGCAGACAACACAGAAGATTTCAGGGTGCAAATGTTCAAAGAGCGGCAGGGGTGAACTTCGATGACACAACGCCTGAAGAGTTGGCTGCATATTTTGATCAGTTGCTATATTTTCCAAAACCTATGTCAGCCATGGCTGAAATGATGTACACATAG